CAATGCTGTTAATATTGACGATGTTGAAATCAAAAAAGCTACAGATGAAATGCTTGAGCCTTATAGCAATGAACAAGGCGAGAACCCATACACAATCCACCATGCGCTTCAGGATATCATGGGTGAGTTTGTAGGTGTTTTCCGTACTAAAGAAAAGCTCCATGAAGGAATAGAAGAAATTGAAGTACTAAAAGAAAGAGCACAAGTATTAAAGATAGAGGGTACCAGGATGTACAACCCCGGATGGCATCTTTGCAAAGACCTAAAATCAATGCTCATAGTATCAGAGGCAATAGCCAGATGCGCTCACCAAAGAGAAGAGAGCAGAGGGGCACACAGCCGAGTAGACTTCCCAGGATATGACGATGAAAAATGGGGCACGGTTAACTCAGTAATCTCAAAAGATAACGGCAATATGAGGATTAGCACATCACCTCTCCCTCAGATGCCGGATGAAC
This Thermodesulfobacteriota bacterium DNA region includes the following protein-coding sequences:
- a CDS encoding fumarate reductase/succinate dehydrogenase flavoprotein subunit, with the protein product NAVNIDDVEIKKATDEMLEPYSNEQGENPYTIHHALQDIMGEFVGVFRTKEKLHEGIEEIEVLKERAQVLKIEGTRMYNPGWHLCKDLKSMLIVSEAIARCAHQREESRGAHSRVDFPGYDDEKWGTVNSVISKDNGNMRISTSPLPQMPDELKKIVEGGYK